In a genomic window of Polycladomyces abyssicola:
- a CDS encoding DoxX family membrane protein has product MKSMVMAAQKDAIGGNGRPFVGVREMVFQSLVTLMRVLFGVAWFLAGVTKIVEKKWFSQPGVFLKGYLTESLTKPNVPEFYKYFIQHVALKHVMFFNYTIPVVQMVVGLFLILGLLIVPSVLICLFMHVNFILSGNMNLISLILYTSAFGILLCLDRVYVLSWDRNLGLENLWVRKRRKRSMRGNISIVQGS; this is encoded by the coding sequence ATGAAGTCAATGGTGATGGCGGCACAAAAGGATGCAATCGGTGGTAATGGAAGACCGTTTGTCGGTGTGAGGGAAATGGTATTTCAAAGTCTGGTGACGTTGATGCGCGTTTTGTTTGGTGTAGCGTGGTTTCTTGCAGGTGTCACCAAAATTGTGGAAAAGAAGTGGTTCAGCCAACCAGGTGTATTTTTGAAAGGGTATTTGACAGAGTCTCTGACGAAACCAAACGTTCCTGAATTTTATAAATATTTCATCCAGCATGTAGCTTTGAAACACGTCATGTTCTTCAACTATACGATTCCGGTCGTGCAAATGGTGGTAGGGCTGTTTCTCATTCTCGGACTTCTGATTGTACCCTCCGTGCTGATTTGTCTGTTCATGCACGTGAACTTCATCTTGTCCGGGAACATGAATCTCATCAGTCTGATTTTATACACCAGCGCATTCGGCATTTTGCTTTGTTTGGATCGCGTATATGTGTTGAGCTGGGATCGTAATCTCGGATTGGAAAATCTGTGGGTGAGAAAACGGAGAAAGCGGAGTATGCGTGGGAATATCTCGATTGTTCAGGGAAGCTGA
- the rraA gene encoding ribonuclease E activity regulator RraA, translating into MKTTDLCDQFPDRVHVCEIFFQSFGKRKMFSGEIYTVRVFEDNVLVKQALETIPAGSVLVVDGGGSKKCALLGDRLAGIAVNRGLSGIIVHGCIRDSADIAQLDIGVLALGTNPRKSRKEGKGETNIPVSFAGVDWEPGHYVYVDEDGVIVASEQLVLGE; encoded by the coding sequence ATGAAAACGACTGATTTATGTGATCAATTTCCTGACCGAGTCCATGTTTGCGAGATTTTTTTTCAATCTTTCGGCAAGAGAAAAATGTTCAGCGGGGAAATCTATACGGTGAGGGTTTTTGAAGATAATGTCCTAGTCAAACAAGCTCTCGAAACCATTCCAGCGGGTTCCGTTCTCGTTGTGGACGGCGGCGGCTCCAAGAAATGTGCACTCTTGGGGGACAGGTTGGCGGGAATCGCGGTGAACAGGGGACTTTCCGGAATTATTGTCCATGGATGTATTCGGGATTCGGCAGACATCGCGCAATTGGATATTGGTGTGCTCGCGCTTGGAACCAATCCGCGAAAAAGCCGCAAAGAGGGAAAGGGAGAAACGAACATTCCCGTTTCTTTTGCTGGAGTCGATTGGGAACCAGGTCATTATGTGTATGTCGACGAAGACGGGGTCATCGTGGCAAGCGAACAGTTGGTACTTGGAGAATGA